The genome window TGGTAAAGGATATCAAATACTTCGACGCGTTCGATCTCGTGTTCTCGGAAATCTTCGGGGAAAAAGGCGCTCTCAAGCCCGAATTCAAAGAGGAGCTTTTGGAATGGCTCAATCGAATTTTCGATAATCCGAATAAACTTCCTCCTTCCTTGATTCCTCCCGATCGGCTTTTGGACGAACTCAAAAAAAGACTCGAAGAACAAAAAGGGGAGCATCACGGAGGAAGCAAATGGGTCGGAACAGGAGGATCGTCTCCGTTCGGTCACGGAGGAAAAAATCCGGAAGGCGTTCGCGTCGGAGGAGAAGCGGGGAACCGTTCCGCGGTGTTTCAAGCATTAGAAAGACGTTATAAAGAATATAGAACCGACGAACAGTTGGACGTGCGTCAGATCAAAACCGCGCTTAAAAAACTTCGCAATTTACGAAAGGAAGGGGTTTCCGAATTCCATCTTCCGAAAACGATCGATTCCACCTGTAGAAACGCGGGGGATATTCAGATCGAATTCGAGCGTTCTCGCAAAAACGGACTTAAGGTTCTGCTTCTGATGGATACGGGAGGGAGTATGACTTCTCACGCGGAACGCGTCAACAAACTCTTTTCAGCGAGTCATCAGATCAATCACTTCAAAGAATTTCACTACTATTACTTTCACAACATCATTTACGACGCGGTGTATCCGAAAGCGAACATGAGAACCCCGATTTCCCTTCAGAGAATTTTCAAAAAACACAGCGACGATACGAAGCTGATTCTTATCGGAGACGCGTATATGGCTCCGTATGAATTGTTGGATTCCACGTACGGATACTATCACAGCCGTTTTCGAACGGACTTTCGGCTTCCCGAAAATCCGGAATCGGGTTTGGATTCCTTAAAAAGAATTCGAAGACATTTCCGCGATTCCATCTGGCTCAACCCGGAACCGATGAAATATTGGGACGCTCCCACCATTCATGAAATCGGAAAACAGATACCGATGTATTTTCTTTCCCTGGACGGCTTGGAAAAGGGAATCAAGAAGTTGTTGAATGCGCTGTAAACCCTAAACGCTCTTGAGTTTCAAAAGCGAATAGAGCGTATGAATATGAGGAATTTCTAATCCGTATTTTTCACCGATGCGGATCGCGTTGCCAAGGATCGCCTCCAGTTCCATCGGTCTTCCCGCTTCGAAATCCAGAAGCATGCTCGTTTTATAAGGTTTCATCGCTTCCGTCATTTGAATGAATGTCGAGATCTGTTCCATCGGAACGGTTGCTCCGTCTACTTCGGAAAGTTTCTGTACTTCTTTCATGATTTCGACGACGAGTTTTCGGCCGAAAGACTGTGCAAGAATTTCG of Leptospira sanjuanensis contains these proteins:
- a CDS encoding VWA containing CoxE family protein yields the protein MFIPFFYRLKSEGVPVTTGEFLDFLKVVDHYTTHQKAWIDLNELYRFSRACMVKDIKYFDAFDLVFSEIFGEKGALKPEFKEELLEWLNRIFDNPNKLPPSLIPPDRLLDELKKRLEEQKGEHHGGSKWVGTGGSSPFGHGGKNPEGVRVGGEAGNRSAVFQALERRYKEYRTDEQLDVRQIKTALKKLRNLRKEGVSEFHLPKTIDSTCRNAGDIQIEFERSRKNGLKVLLLMDTGGSMTSHAERVNKLFSASHQINHFKEFHYYYFHNIIYDAVYPKANMRTPISLQRIFKKHSDDTKLILIGDAYMAPYELLDSTYGYYHSRFRTDFRLPENPESGLDSLKRIRRHFRDSIWLNPEPMKYWDAPTIHEIGKQIPMYFLSLDGLEKGIKKLLNAL